A stretch of Thermococcus bergensis DNA encodes these proteins:
- a CDS encoding pyridoxal phosphate-dependent aminotransferase has translation MRKFKVREELFTLEVPGGYADKIDHGAGFLDCSLGTNPFGTSERVKERLKNSEITLSAYPDVKYTYLRNALAEYWGIDENSIFFGCGTMGCFEKVNKFVISPGSRVLGISPQYTRYISDVLAMGGSYESVSLKKENRFKIDVGEVINALTSDYSLLYLDNPHNPTGQVLRLKEVEEIVQYAERKGVLVLVDEAYGDFVEKEESAINLEHDNLIVLRSFSKGFGLASMRVGYAVIKNRELGELYRKVDLPFPISTIGEILAVEALKDQKFLKESRKKIASIKKEIINALKKKFLIAETHMQTPIMLLWGSGDTYHYFLERKISAVRGSAFRSLDDSYVRLRVPKNADELLGRL, from the coding sequence ATGAGGAAGTTTAAAGTCCGCGAAGAGCTCTTCACCCTTGAGGTACCGGGGGGATACGCGGATAAGATTGACCATGGCGCAGGGTTCCTCGATTGTTCCCTTGGCACAAATCCATTTGGAACTTCCGAGAGGGTAAAGGAGAGGTTGAAAAACTCAGAGATAACCCTTTCTGCGTATCCGGATGTGAAGTATACTTATCTCAGAAACGCCCTTGCGGAATACTGGGGCATAGACGAGAACAGCATTTTCTTTGGCTGTGGAACGATGGGATGCTTTGAAAAGGTGAACAAATTTGTCATAAGCCCGGGCTCCAGGGTGCTTGGTATCTCTCCGCAGTATACAAGGTACATAAGTGACGTACTTGCCATGGGAGGTTCCTATGAATCGGTTTCCCTGAAAAAGGAAAACCGGTTTAAAATCGATGTTGGAGAAGTTATAAATGCTCTCACTTCAGATTACTCCCTCCTTTACCTAGACAACCCTCACAACCCCACGGGACAGGTTTTAAGGCTTAAAGAAGTTGAGGAAATCGTTCAATATGCCGAGAGGAAGGGCGTTTTGGTTCTTGTAGATGAAGCTTACGGAGATTTTGTCGAAAAAGAAGAATCGGCAATAAACCTCGAGCATGATAATCTCATTGTCCTGCGCTCTTTTTCAAAAGGTTTTGGACTGGCGTCTATGAGGGTAGGCTATGCTGTTATAAAAAACCGAGAGCTTGGGGAGCTTTACAGAAAGGTGGATTTGCCGTTTCCGATAAGTACAATTGGAGAGATTTTGGCAGTTGAAGCACTTAAAGATCAAAAATTCCTCAAGGAAAGCAGAAAAAAGATAGCCTCCATAAAAAAGGAAATTATCAATGCTCTCAAGAAAAAGTTCCTGATAGCTGAGACCCACATGCAGACTCCAATAATGCTTTTGTGGGGCTCTGGAGATACTTACCACTATTTTCTTGAAAGGAAGATATCAGCTGTTAGAGGCTCAGCTTTTAGGTCGTTGGATGATTCTTACGTAAGGCTTCGAGTTCCAAAAAATGCCGATGAATTATTAGGCCGTCTTTAG
- a CDS encoding DMT family transporter translates to MNKETEGTLLAFLGMFLYGIEPVVIKANPTNPLSFAAFSALIASLILWPIVLLTSRWKGVKENPQCIPRAFLVGVFGTALAYIAYSYGARLSTAINASLITRAEVLFSFVLAYVFLREKIAKGQIFWSLSILVGLFLVITQGKAIVPRKGDLLLLLVPLFWQSGHVIAKKLPYNPFLIAAFRNTFGGILLLLLAFPSGLKFSKLAVAEGIILSFGQVIWYLAIKRINLSKATAIITPAPAVAIGVATLLGEEFTVYHLVGFVLITIGTFMVSRIKSELKTA, encoded by the coding sequence ATGAACAAAGAGACTGAGGGGACTCTCCTGGCTTTTTTAGGTATGTTCCTTTATGGAATAGAACCCGTGGTAATTAAGGCAAACCCAACCAACCCCCTTAGCTTTGCAGCATTTTCTGCCCTCATAGCTTCTTTAATCCTTTGGCCAATCGTTTTACTCACATCCCGCTGGAAAGGGGTAAAGGAAAATCCACAGTGTATTCCAAGAGCATTTTTGGTAGGGGTGTTTGGAACTGCCCTGGCATATATCGCTTATTCTTATGGAGCTCGACTAAGTACCGCGATAAATGCTTCCCTTATAACAAGGGCAGAAGTTCTTTTCTCGTTTGTTCTTGCATATGTTTTCTTGAGGGAAAAAATAGCCAAAGGGCAAATCTTCTGGTCACTTTCAATCCTTGTGGGTCTATTTTTAGTGATAACACAGGGTAAAGCAATAGTGCCAAGAAAGGGAGATTTACTCCTCCTGCTAGTCCCCCTCTTCTGGCAGAGCGGGCATGTGATAGCAAAGAAACTCCCATACAACCCATTTCTTATAGCAGCATTTAGAAATACCTTTGGGGGAATTTTGCTTCTTTTGCTTGCATTCCCCTCTGGGCTTAAGTTTTCAAAGCTTGCTGTAGCAGAGGGCATAATACTCTCATTTGGACAAGTGATATGGTACCTTGCAATAAAGCGGATAAACCTCTCAAAAGCGACGGCAATAATAACACCTGCTCCCGCAGTAGCAATAGGAGTTGCAACCCTCCTTGGGGAAGAATTCACAGTATATCACCTAGTAGGGTTTGTGCTCATAACCATTGGAACCTTTATGGTCAGCAGAATCAAAAGTGAACTAAAGACGGCCTAA
- a CDS encoding PqqD family protein, with translation MENYLKLIPKRNEEIELRKIDGKYYLLIPMTSKLDFLARKLHGDYRRLELDEIGVFVWELCDGTRTIEEIGKNMKEKFGENVEPLYERLVTFILELYKRNLILLGGWDEQRD, from the coding sequence ATGGAGAATTATCTCAAGCTTATTCCCAAAAGAAATGAAGAAATCGAGTTAAGAAAGATCGATGGAAAGTATTACCTCTTAATCCCCATGACGTCCAAACTGGATTTTCTTGCGAGAAAGCTTCATGGCGACTACAGAAGATTAGAACTAGATGAAATAGGAGTCTTCGTATGGGAGCTCTGTGACGGCACAAGAACTATAGAAGAAATAGGGAAAAATATGAAGGAAAAATTTGGAGAAAATGTCGAACCATTGTATGAGAGACTTGTAACCTTTATCCTTGAGCTATACAAGAGGAACCTTATTCTCCTAGGTGGATGGGATGAACAAAGAGACTGA
- the rpsJ gene encoding 30S ribosomal protein S10 has protein sequence MQKARIKLASTNIGALNEVTDQIKQIAERTGVRMSGPIPMPTKRIRITTRKSPDGEGSATFDRFELRVHKRLIDIEADERAMRQIMRIRVPEDVTIEIELVS, from the coding sequence ATGCAAAAGGCGAGAATTAAACTGGCGAGCACAAACATAGGTGCTCTTAATGAGGTTACAGATCAAATCAAGCAAATTGCAGAGAGAACTGGTGTTAGAATGAGCGGGCCAATACCAATGCCAACAAAGAGAATAAGGATAACCACAAGAAAGAGCCCAGATGGGGAAGGAAGCGCAACTTTTGATAGATTCGAACTTAGAGTTCACAAGAGGCTCATCGATATTGAAGCTGACGAGAGAGCTATGAGGCAAATCATGAGAATTCGCGTTCCTGAAGATGTTACTATTGAGATTGAGCTCGTCTCATGA
- the tuf gene encoding translation elongation factor EF-1 subunit alpha, with amino-acid sequence MAKEKPHVNIVFIGHVDHGKSTTIGRLLFDSGNIPEQIIQKFEQMGEKGKSFKFAWVMDRLKEERERGITIDVAHSKFETPNKYITIIDAPGHRDFVKNMITGASQADAAVLVVAATDGVMPQTKEHAFLARTLGIGHIIVAINKMDMVKYDEKKFKEVAAQVTKLLQMLGYKNFPVIPISAWEGDNVVKKSDKMPWYNGPTLIEALDQIPEPEKPVDKPLRIPIQDVYSIKGVGTVPVGRVETGRLRVGDVVIFEPASTIFHKPIQGEVKSIEMHHEPLEEALPGDNIGFNVRGVGKNDIKRGDVAGHPTNPPTVVRPKDTFKAQIIVLNHPTAITVGYTPVLHAHTTQVAVRFEQLLAKLDPRTGNIIEENPQFIKTGDSAIVLLRPTKPMVIEPVKEIPQLGRFAIRDMGQTVAAGMVISIQKGE; translated from the coding sequence ATGGCAAAGGAAAAGCCACACGTTAATATAGTGTTTATCGGACACGTAGACCACGGAAAGAGTACAACAATCGGTAGATTGCTCTTTGATTCAGGCAACATTCCAGAGCAGATCATCCAGAAGTTCGAGCAGATGGGTGAAAAGGGTAAGTCATTCAAGTTCGCTTGGGTTATGGACAGACTCAAGGAAGAGAGAGAAAGAGGTATTACAATTGACGTTGCCCACAGCAAGTTCGAGACTCCAAACAAGTACATCACCATTATCGACGCTCCAGGTCACAGAGACTTCGTTAAGAACATGATTACCGGTGCTTCACAGGCTGACGCTGCAGTTCTCGTCGTTGCAGCCACAGACGGTGTCATGCCACAGACAAAGGAGCACGCATTCCTTGCAAGAACACTCGGTATCGGCCACATAATTGTTGCGATTAACAAGATGGACATGGTCAAGTACGATGAGAAGAAATTCAAGGAAGTTGCAGCCCAAGTTACAAAGCTCTTGCAAATGCTCGGTTACAAGAACTTCCCAGTTATCCCAATCAGCGCTTGGGAAGGAGACAATGTTGTTAAGAAGAGCGACAAGATGCCCTGGTACAACGGCCCAACACTCATCGAGGCCCTTGACCAGATCCCAGAGCCAGAAAAGCCAGTTGACAAGCCACTTAGAATCCCAATCCAAGACGTCTACTCAATTAAGGGTGTCGGTACAGTCCCAGTCGGTAGAGTTGAAACCGGAAGACTTAGGGTTGGCGACGTAGTCATATTCGAGCCAGCATCAACAATCTTCCACAAGCCCATCCAGGGTGAAGTCAAGAGCATTGAAATGCACCACGAGCCACTTGAAGAGGCTCTCCCAGGTGACAACATTGGTTTCAACGTCAGAGGTGTTGGTAAGAACGACATAAAGAGAGGTGACGTTGCTGGTCACCCAACAAACCCACCAACAGTCGTCAGACCAAAGGACACATTCAAGGCTCAGATTATCGTCCTCAACCACCCAACCGCAATTACCGTTGGTTACACACCAGTCCTCCACGCCCACACAACCCAGGTAGCAGTTAGATTCGAGCAACTCCTTGCTAAGCTCGATCCAAGAACAGGTAACATCATAGAGGAGAACCCACAATTCATAAAGACCGGTGACTCAGCTATTGTCCTCCTCAGACCAACCAAGCCAATGGTCATCGAGCCAGTTAAGGAGATACCACAGCTTGGTAGATTCGCTATCAGAGATATGGGTCAAACAGTTGCAGCTGGTATGGTCATATCCATCCAGAAGGGCGAGTGA
- a CDS encoding MFS transporter produces the protein MKPKYNPLIILITGFPINMVRAYFFIYLPILVNNQAGSSELALSMSIAGALSLIFSFSGGLIADSLGRKPMAVLSVFSMIPTLGLLLMKNPLAIMLSLILFHSIGIFFSPGTTALIAESTEEKIRGRVFSLVHVSSTVAWIIGPMLTNWIIKKLGFVYVLYVVLVMLFILSLFRLMLVETLPKKRPLNGVTSEIKKNIISSIKNSDFRKLLNTPLAPLALLFCLSAFISSCFNTFLYPYLDSWMKLDSDVIVNVFSASRFFVLVAYFVAGFMVDYLSPKKTFIVDILGDSITMTLFALLSKYAPTYSLIFLALSGLFGEALSNIAYSVYTSKHQKEYLATAYGTLNTLPGLIGIFAPVIWGALWRVDPWLTILAASMMTFVGLFFAIMVKE, from the coding sequence ATGAAACCCAAATACAATCCCTTAATAATTCTAATAACAGGTTTTCCTATCAATATGGTGAGAGCATATTTCTTCATATACCTACCTATACTAGTTAACAATCAAGCGGGAAGTTCTGAATTAGCACTCTCAATGTCTATAGCAGGTGCCCTATCTTTAATCTTTTCCTTTTCTGGAGGACTAATAGCCGATAGTCTCGGGAGAAAACCCATGGCAGTGTTGTCTGTTTTTAGCATGATACCAACTCTTGGACTGCTTTTAATGAAAAATCCCCTCGCCATCATGCTTTCATTAATACTCTTCCACTCAATAGGAATCTTTTTTAGTCCGGGTACTACAGCACTTATAGCTGAATCTACAGAAGAAAAAATTCGGGGTAGGGTATTCTCATTGGTTCATGTCTCCAGCACAGTTGCATGGATTATTGGTCCAATGTTAACGAACTGGATAATTAAAAAGCTGGGTTTTGTATATGTTTTGTACGTCGTGTTAGTGATGTTATTTATTTTATCTCTCTTTCGATTGATGCTCGTGGAAACTCTTCCTAAAAAGCGTCCATTAAATGGAGTTACATCAGAGATAAAGAAGAACATTATAAGTAGCATCAAAAATTCTGACTTCAGAAAACTGTTAAACACCCCTCTCGCACCGTTAGCACTCCTTTTCTGTCTGTCTGCATTTATCAGCTCGTGTTTCAACACTTTCCTTTATCCCTACTTGGACTCTTGGATGAAACTCGATTCAGATGTAATTGTAAATGTTTTCTCTGCTTCGAGATTTTTCGTATTGGTAGCGTACTTCGTAGCGGGCTTTATGGTGGACTATCTCAGCCCCAAAAAGACCTTTATTGTAGATATCCTCGGGGATAGCATAACGATGACTCTGTTTGCTCTCCTAAGCAAATATGCACCCACGTATTCTCTCATATTCTTGGCTTTAAGTGGGCTCTTTGGAGAGGCTCTCTCAAACATTGCATATAGCGTTTATACTTCCAAACATCAAAAAGAGTATTTAGCAACTGCCTATGGCACATTAAATACTCTGCCCGGCTTAATTGGGATTTTTGCTCCCGTAATATGGGGAGCGCTGTGGAGGGTGGATCCATGGTTGACTATATTAGCGGCTTCCATGATGACGTTTGTAGGGTTATTCTTTGCAATAATGGTCAAAGAATAA
- a CDS encoding radical SAM/SPASM domain-containing protein, translated as MNAPPLEILHVYLTRSCNLQCEHCWINASRTYPMVELEDKYFLIAFNEALDLGLDTLFISGGEPLLRSDLAITLIKVANNSKVKTVLETNGTLITPPLLKELAKYEIDISLSLDFPSEVEFNAFRHGKRVYRRVLDVIPKLRDLGIPPVVVVSVFNRNLHSIFEITDLIMSLGAKAVKFNPILPIGRARHNNISLSVSQYQTLIEYLIQLYDKYPGKIWSMVPHYLLAKYGRRYLNISRMACNYTKMLGILPDGGVSLCGIGIEYPETVIGNIKEESLRDIWYSGRGFLGELRRVKPDEFQGICSGCILRSYCANICPAFAYEEYKSFTASFPVCQKLFEEGVFPHEFIDPSVLR; from the coding sequence ATGTGAGCACTGTTGGATAAATGCTAGTAGAACATATCCTATGGTCGAACTGGAAGACAAATATTTTCTTATTGCTTTTAATGAGGCCTTGGACTTAGGTCTTGATACACTTTTTATATCTGGAGGAGAACCTCTTTTGCGAAGTGATCTAGCAATAACCCTTATAAAAGTCGCAAACAACAGCAAGGTTAAAACAGTGCTGGAAACCAATGGAACCCTAATTACTCCACCCCTATTAAAAGAGCTCGCAAAATATGAGATCGACATAAGTTTAAGTTTAGATTTTCCCTCAGAAGTTGAATTTAATGCGTTCAGGCATGGGAAGAGAGTATACAGAAGGGTTTTAGATGTAATACCAAAACTTAGAGATCTAGGTATACCCCCAGTTGTTGTAGTTTCTGTATTCAATCGCAACTTACACTCCATTTTTGAGATAACGGATTTAATTATGAGTTTAGGAGCAAAGGCAGTGAAATTTAATCCAATACTCCCAATAGGCCGAGCTAGGCATAATAATATTTCCCTGTCTGTCTCCCAATACCAAACACTCATAGAGTATTTAATCCAGCTATATGATAAATATCCTGGCAAAATATGGTCTATGGTACCTCATTATCTGCTCGCAAAATACGGAAGGAGATACCTAAACATTTCAAGGATGGCATGCAACTATACAAAAATGCTTGGGATTTTACCCGATGGAGGAGTGTCGTTATGTGGCATAGGAATTGAATACCCAGAGACTGTGATAGGAAATATAAAAGAAGAGAGCCTAAGAGACATATGGTATAGTGGCAGAGGTTTTTTAGGAGAGCTTCGTAGAGTAAAACCTGATGAATTTCAAGGAATTTGCAGCGGATGTATTCTAAGGAGCTACTGTGCAAATATTTGTCCGGCATTTGCATATGAAGAGTACAAATCATTTACTGCGTCCTTTCCAGTATGTCAAAAGTTGTTCGAGGAAGGAGTGTTTCCTCATGAATTTATAGATCCTTCAGTGTTACGGTGA